The Candidatus Aminicenantes bacterium DNA window CGCCGCAGGCAAAACAGCAACTGGAGAGCGTCATCAATGCGGTAAAACAGAAAATCGCCGACCGCGATAAGGCGGCCCGGAAAACCGTGGAAGGTTCCGCCCCGGCCGCTGAAACCACTGACCCGCAAGCGGTCCTGGCCCAGGCAGGCAAACTATTGGCACAGAACAAGTGGACAGAGGCCCGCAAGCTGCTTGAACCGTTCGTGGATCGCAATCCGGATCACCTTCCGGCACACAAAATGCTGCTGCAAACGATCTCCAGCCTGGCCAACATCGGTTACGACAATAACGTCTACGCCGACCAGGACTACCGCACCAACCTGGCCTTTGACGTGGTCCGCCTGATGGAAAAGATCAGCGAACTAGACCCGAAAGACATGGAAATGCGGCTGCAGAAAGGCGCGATCAACGTGAGCATGCCCTTTTTCGTCAACAAGTTGGACCAGGGGATTGATGACCTGAACATGGTCTTGAATGGCGACAGCACGGACGAGCAAAAGGCCCAGGCCCTCTACTATCTGGGCCTGGCGCACCAGAAGCAGATGACCACCTACTGGATCCAGGTGGCCAAAAAGTATGGCAAAACCCAAGCCGCCCAAGAGGTTTTCGCCGGCCTGCGCCCGGCCATAACCCGCTTATCCGCTAAAGATCTGAAAAAGCCATGCGTGACCATCGATTTCGTACTCGGATTCAGGGACGAACTCGCCCCCCAGACCGCGGTCTGGATTGAAAACTCCGAGGGCGAATTCGTCAAAACCGTCTACGTATCCGGGTTCAGTGGCTTTGCCAAAGAAAAGCAGGTCAACCTGCCCCAGTGGTCCAAACGCTCCGAATTCCGAGACGTGGACGGCGTGACCGGCGCCAGCATTGACCGCGGACACCACATCTACGTATGGAACCTGAAAGATTTCCAGGAAAACACCGTGCCCCAGGGCGAATACCGCGTACGCGTGGAAACCCACTTCTGGCCCAGCATGATGTACCAGCGCAGCGAGGCCGTCATCCGCGTCGGTAAAGAGATTGACTCATCGGTAACCGAAAAAGGACACCTGATCCCGTTTCTGAAAGTGGACTATCACGGCTCACAAAAACAATCCGAATAGAAAAATACCACGCGCCCTGGCTGGACTTTCACTCAGCAAAGCCTTGCCGGATCAGGATTTCTCCTGCTTTTTCTGCTTTTTTGCCTGGCGCTTCTCCTTCAAGGTTTTTTCAGATTTCTTTTTGGTTGTTTTCCGGGCGTCCCTGCCTTTGGCCATGGTACTCTCCTTGCCCTGGTTTGACATATTGACCCTGGTGCATATTGCCGATAGATTATATTCCCAGAACCGGCCTAATGCAACTGAAAATTCAAGGGATCAGGTCTTGCATTATCACTTTTTCTGATTTTCCATTCGCCTGACCGCCCAGCTTATTGAAACCCAAAAACCTGTCCTCCCCAATTCACCGCTCTATTTGCTACCAAGTTTTCTTGAGATTTTTCTGCATTCTGTCCTATTAGACAAATTGAACCCGGTTGGTTTTGCCGCCGATTCGAAAAGGAGAAAAAAATGATTTTGTTTGTTCGCCGAATTGTTTTGACCGCATTTGTCCTGATTGTATTTGCCGCATCCCTCAGCGCCGCGGAAATCATCATTTACAGCAAGCCGAATTTCAAAGGCAAGAGCGTGAGACTGCAAGCCAACGCGCCGGACTTGAGCAACCGCTTCTGGGGCGACATGAAAAACAAGGTGTCTTCGATCAAGATGTTCAACATGCAGTCCGCCGCGCTGTTCAAAGGTGAAAACTACAACGGCGTGTGCCATACCATGAAGAGCAATATTGCCGATCTAAGCACCACGACCCTGGGAAACAACGGCTTGTCATCCATTAAACTGGCTTTCCAGTGCAACAAAACCAATTTTTTGAAAATGAGAAACAATTCCGCCGCGGTGGTCCGCTTTGACTGGAAGTTCGAAGATTCCTCAGTCTGGGAGACAAAACGGCTGGCGGTCGGACAGGAACTGATTCTGAACCTTGATGAAGAGGAACGGCTGGAACTGGTGGTATTTTTTGTTTACCCCGCCATGGATACGGCCGGCAACTTCCAGGACATTAAGGAAAAATGCCGTTACACAATTATCATGAACAGCAGCCATTTTGTGTTCGCCAAGGGATCATTAATCAATCCTTCCTGTGAACACGTGGTTGTCCCCACCCCTTGAGTAACAGGCAAGAACAGAGGGGCTGGCGGCGCATGCCTCCCGCTCGACACGCCGTGCCGTTCGCCTGAAACTGCGTGTATCCGTAGCCGCTTTAATCCAGCAACAACTCCCAGCGGTAGGTCTTGCGATGATGGCCGTTGCTGAATTTTTTCTCCCAGCTACCCTCTCCCGCGAAAAACGTTTCACCTTGAGTGGTTTTGACGCGGTTGTCTGGATGAACCTGAGTGGCGCTGAACTGCTGCGTTAAAGAACGCTGCATGCGCCTCAAGCGGCGGGCGGTTTCATTATCAGTGGGGAAATCCCCAGCCAAATCCTGGCCGGCTTTTCTGGCTTCACGTTTGTCCGGACGGTGTTCGCTGACCGGACCGACATTTATTCTATCCGGCGGACCCTCAGGAATTTCATCTCCATGCCAATCAATTAAAAGCGGTACGTCTTCGTAGATCAACCCCTGAACATCATCACTCTCAGGATCCAGAAACAACAACAGCAACTGGTTGTAAAAATCAGGACTGGCCGTATCCGCCTGCATGTGCTCTTGATCGGTAGCGCTCACGCGGTTCGCGCTTCCCTGAAACTCAAGCAGGGACAAATTGGTTACACGCAACATGTTATCCGCCACCCATGGCTCTAAATCAATGCGCAGAATGGCCCGGATACGATGGTCCTTGCGCTCTTTTCCATACAGGCGCAGATAATCTTCATTGTATTCGAGCAACAGATAATGGGCGCAATTGAGTTTCAAAGTCAGCGTGGCAATGGTCTGGTAAGGCTCCGTCAAGTTCATGGGAATCTTGTCGATTTCTCCATACGCCAGGGAATTGAGAAAAGTGATTTTTACCTCATCTTTTTGACAATGAAGCGGGGCTCGATAATCAAACTCAACGGTTCCCTCGCCAACCTGGAATGCCTGCTGATTGCCGGTGGGCGTCATGGGCATCTCTGCGGAAGCGCCACCCAAAATTTCTC harbors:
- a CDS encoding DUF2271 domain-containing protein — protein: PQAKQQLESVINAVKQKIADRDKAARKTVEGSAPAAETTDPQAVLAQAGKLLAQNKWTEARKLLEPFVDRNPDHLPAHKMLLQTISSLANIGYDNNVYADQDYRTNLAFDVVRLMEKISELDPKDMEMRLQKGAINVSMPFFVNKLDQGIDDLNMVLNGDSTDEQKAQALYYLGLAHQKQMTTYWIQVAKKYGKTQAAQEVFAGLRPAITRLSAKDLKKPCVTIDFVLGFRDELAPQTAVWIENSEGEFVKTVYVSGFSGFAKEKQVNLPQWSKRSEFRDVDGVTGASIDRGHHIYVWNLKDFQENTVPQGEYRVRVETHFWPSMMYQRSEAVIRVGKEIDSSVTEKGHLIPFLKVDYHGSQKQSE